One segment of Candidatus Sericytochromatia bacterium DNA contains the following:
- a CDS encoding SDR family oxidoreductase, which yields MKEARLRKTCLITGATRGIGLELALALAREGHDTILLGRDRARLAQAEEDVTRAGQAAGAQCHGLLGDLSDMGDVARIGEEVKRRFDRLDLLVNNAGAIFPQHETTADGYEKTFALNHLAYFGLTLRLVPLLAAGSAGRIINVASRAHEGVDLDFNDLMHTRRYRPWRAYQRSKLANILFTRELARRLRPHSLETFAAHPGLVATHFGHERHPGWSLLLWLARPWMLDVTAGAATPLHLALAPTLAAGSGSYWARSKPVSPSSAALNDETALRLWQASERLTGLVWEPPAPGTNL from the coding sequence TTGAAAGAAGCTCGCTTGCGGAAAACCTGCCTGATCACCGGCGCCACCCGAGGCATCGGACTCGAACTGGCGCTCGCGCTCGCCCGCGAGGGTCACGACACCATCCTGCTCGGACGCGACCGCGCGCGCCTGGCCCAAGCGGAGGAAGACGTGACCCGAGCGGGGCAAGCGGCAGGCGCACAGTGCCACGGCTTGCTGGGTGACCTGAGTGACATGGGGGACGTCGCCCGCATCGGGGAAGAGGTGAAACGTCGCTTCGACCGCCTTGACCTCCTGGTCAACAATGCTGGCGCCATCTTTCCTCAGCACGAAACGACCGCGGATGGTTATGAGAAAACCTTCGCGTTGAATCATCTGGCCTACTTCGGCCTGACCTTGCGGCTCGTCCCGCTGCTGGCCGCAGGCTCCGCTGGACGCATCATCAATGTGGCGTCGCGCGCGCACGAGGGAGTGGACCTCGACTTCAACGACTTGATGCACACGCGGCGCTACCGTCCTTGGCGTGCGTATCAGCGCTCCAAGCTGGCGAACATCCTGTTTACGCGTGAGCTGGCTCGCCGCCTACGCCCCCACTCGCTGGAGACCTTCGCGGCCCATCCCGGCCTGGTGGCCACTCACTTCGGCCACGAGCGTCACCCCGGCTGGTCCCTGTTGTTGTGGCTCGCCCGTCCCTGGATGCTGGATGTCACGGCGGGGGCGGCCACCCCCCTCCATCTGGCGCTTGCGCCGACGCTGGCAGCGGGCAGTGGAAGCTACTGGGCGCGTTCGAAGCCCGTCTCCCCCAGTTCAGCAGCCTTGAACGACGAAACGGCGCTCAGGTTGTGGCAAGCCTCCGAGCGGCTGACAGGTCTCGTGTGGGAACCTCCGGCGCCCGGAACGAATCTGTAG
- a CDS encoding ankyrin repeat domain-containing protein yields MTAARSLLSLVLLSSCLLATPVAVAESGSDLLLAAGTGDLVALNRCLATGVSLESRDDRGNTPLIMAAQQGQKRAALVLLSSGADLEAQDENGYTPLIWAAQQGHADLVEIFLLRGANIDAREKNDYTALEWATWEGRVGAVKVLLSYGADPLRRTRWGFTAGDLARRQGLPAMVRLFTPPRASAASIPAPAAPRAVEREAGVAPTARRHEVALPSMFKEVGRSKLGAPIHLASIGQGERSVLFIGSIHGDEPQGTDLIFRMMRESDKFKPVLARNRFLAIPNANPDGFTRHIRTNLNGVDLNRNFPTRWRPTVRGRYFSGPRPLSEPESQAVMRVIENERPALIVAFHAHMACNNYDGAGAAAIARAMSRANGYRLLPFIGYETPGSLGQHASNAMGIPIVTLEVGFEGPDQLWRKVRDSLLVALEPSVSMGALQRAGAYGI; encoded by the coding sequence ATGACCGCCGCTCGTTCCTTGCTTTCGTTGGTGCTGCTCTCGTCGTGCCTGCTGGCCACGCCGGTGGCGGTGGCGGAATCCGGGTCCGATCTGTTGCTGGCCGCTGGAACGGGTGACCTGGTGGCCTTGAATCGCTGCCTGGCCACCGGTGTCTCTCTGGAATCGCGCGATGATCGGGGCAACACGCCTCTGATCATGGCCGCGCAGCAGGGTCAGAAGCGGGCGGCCTTGGTGCTGCTGTCCTCGGGGGCAGACCTCGAGGCTCAGGATGAGAATGGATACACGCCGCTGATCTGGGCGGCCCAACAGGGCCATGCAGACCTCGTCGAAATTTTCTTGCTGCGCGGTGCCAACATTGATGCCCGCGAGAAAAATGACTACACCGCCCTCGAGTGGGCCACCTGGGAGGGTCGAGTAGGGGCGGTCAAGGTGTTGCTGTCCTACGGCGCCGACCCGCTGCGACGCACCCGCTGGGGTTTTACCGCCGGTGACCTGGCTCGTCGCCAGGGCCTCCCCGCCATGGTGCGACTTTTCACGCCGCCCAGGGCCTCTGCCGCGAGCATTCCGGCCCCGGCCGCGCCCCGCGCCGTTGAACGCGAGGCCGGGGTGGCTCCCACGGCGCGACGCCACGAGGTCGCGCTGCCTTCGATGTTCAAAGAAGTCGGTCGCTCTAAACTTGGGGCGCCGATTCATCTGGCGTCGATCGGCCAGGGTGAACGCAGCGTGCTGTTTATCGGCTCGATTCACGGCGATGAACCGCAGGGCACGGACCTCATTTTCCGGATGATGCGCGAGTCGGATAAGTTCAAGCCTGTACTGGCACGCAATCGCTTTCTCGCCATTCCCAACGCCAACCCGGATGGTTTCACCCGCCACATTCGCACCAACCTGAACGGGGTGGACCTGAATCGCAATTTCCCGACCCGCTGGCGTCCCACGGTCCGTGGCCGTTACTTCAGTGGGCCCCGGCCGCTCTCCGAGCCGGAATCGCAGGCCGTGATGCGGGTCATCGAGAACGAACGGCCAGCCTTGATCGTGGCCTTTCACGCGCACATGGCGTGCAACAATTACGATGGGGCGGGGGCGGCCGCCATTGCTCGGGCCATGTCACGGGCCAATGGCTATCGTTTGTTGCCGTTCATCGGCTATGAGACCCCGGGCTCGCTGGGGCAACACGCCTCCAATGCGATGGGCATCCCTATTGTGACTCTGGAAGTGGGGTTCGAAGGGCCCGACCAACTCTGGCGGAAGGTACGAGACTCCCTGCTGGTCGCCCTGGAACCCTCGGTCAGCATGGGGGCGTTGCAGCGCGCCGGAGCCTACGGCATCTGA